One segment of Mycobacterium spongiae DNA contains the following:
- the proB gene encoding glutamate 5-kinase has protein sequence MTSHHREGIRTARSLVVKVGTTALTTSSGLFDASRLAELADAIEKRMKAGSDVVIVSSGAIAAGIEPLGLSRRPNDLATKQAAASVGQVALVNAWSAAFGRYGRTVGQVLLSAHDISMRVQHTNAQRTLDRLRALHAVAIVNENDTVATNEIRFGDNDRLSALVAHLVGADALLLLSDIDGLYESDPRKAAAPTRYIAEVSGPGDLDGVTAGRSSHLGTGGMASKVSSALLAADAGVPVLLAAAADVSTALTDASVGTVFAARPRRMSARRFWVRYAAESAGTLTLDAGAVRAVVRQRRSLLPAGITGVSGRFFGGDVVELCGPDANVVARGVVAYDATELATMIGRSTSELPGELRRPAVHADDLVAVEAP, from the coding sequence ATGACCAGCCACCACCGCGAAGGCATCCGGACCGCGCGCAGTCTCGTCGTCAAGGTCGGGACCACCGCACTGACCACGTCTTCCGGGTTGTTTGACGCCAGCCGCCTGGCCGAACTCGCCGATGCGATCGAGAAGCGGATGAAGGCGGGTTCCGACGTCGTCATCGTGTCGTCGGGTGCCATCGCCGCCGGCATTGAACCGCTGGGGTTGTCCCGTCGACCCAATGATTTGGCGACCAAGCAGGCCGCGGCCAGCGTGGGCCAGGTCGCGCTGGTGAATGCGTGGAGCGCAGCGTTCGGCCGGTATGGCCGCACGGTCGGGCAGGTGCTCTTGAGCGCGCACGACATTTCCATGCGGGTGCAGCACACCAACGCCCAGCGCACGCTGGACCGGCTGCGGGCACTCCATGCGGTGGCGATCGTCAACGAGAACGACACGGTGGCCACCAATGAAATCCGCTTCGGCGACAACGATCGGCTTTCGGCCCTCGTGGCCCACCTGGTGGGTGCCGACGCCCTGCTGCTGCTTTCTGACATCGACGGGCTCTACGAGTCGGATCCCCGCAAGGCCGCGGCACCCACCCGGTATATCGCCGAGGTATCCGGGCCGGGAGATCTGGACGGTGTGACCGCCGGCCGCAGTAGCCACCTGGGGACTGGCGGAATGGCGTCGAAGGTGTCGTCGGCGCTGCTAGCCGCCGACGCCGGGGTGCCGGTGCTGCTGGCCGCCGCCGCCGATGTGTCGACCGCACTCACCGATGCCTCGGTCGGCACCGTGTTTGCGGCCCGCCCCCGACGGATGTCCGCACGCCGGTTCTGGGTGCGTTATGCCGCCGAGTCCGCGGGCACGCTGACTCTCGATGCAGGCGCGGTGCGCGCGGTGGTGCGGCAGCGGCGCTCGCTGCTTCCCGCGGGTATCACCGGGGTATCGGGTCGGTTCTTCGGCGGCGACGTCGTTGAACTATGCGGTCCGGACGCGAACGTGGTCGCCCGTGGTGTGGTCGCCTACGACGCGACGGAGCTTGCCACCATGATCGGCCGCTCGACCTCTGAGCTGCCGGGGGAGTTGCGCCGTCCCGCCGTGCACGCCGACGATCTGGTGGCGGTAGAGGCACCGTAG
- the obgE gene encoding GTPase ObgE, whose translation MPRFVDRVVIHTRAGSGGNGCASVHREKFKPLGGPDGGNGGRGGSIVFVVDPQVHTLLDFHFHPHITAPSGKQGMGNNRDGAAGADLEVKVPDGTVVLDENDRMLADLVGAGTRYEAAAGGRGGLGNAALASRARKAPGFALLGEQGQTRDLTLELKTVADVGLIGFPSAGKSSLVSVISAAKPKIADYPFTTLVPNLGVVSAGEHTFTVADVPGLIPGASEGRGLGLEFLRHIERCAVLVHVVDCATAEPGRDPVSDIDALEAELAAYTPTLQADATLGDLAERPRAVVLNKIDVPEARELAEFVRDDIADRGWPVYCVSSATRENLQPLVFGLWQMISAYRAALPRAVPRRPVIRPVPTDDSGFTVAPDPQQPGSFVVAGARPERWIHQTDFNNDEAVGYLADRLARLGVEEELLRLGAQPGCAVTIGTMTFDWEPQTPAGGQVVTSGRGTDPRLERTERVGAAERKTARRQRREPARGDQRVRDEGPSPSVGDE comes from the coding sequence ATGCCTCGGTTTGTCGATCGGGTCGTCATCCACACCCGCGCGGGTTCCGGCGGTAACGGCTGCGCCTCGGTTCACCGCGAGAAGTTCAAGCCGTTGGGCGGCCCCGATGGGGGAAATGGCGGCCGCGGCGGCAGCATCGTCTTCGTCGTCGATCCGCAGGTGCACACACTGCTTGATTTCCACTTCCATCCGCACATCACTGCCCCGTCGGGCAAGCAGGGGATGGGCAACAATCGCGACGGCGCTGCCGGTGCGGACCTGGAAGTCAAGGTTCCCGACGGCACCGTTGTGCTGGACGAGAATGATCGGATGCTGGCCGACCTGGTGGGCGCGGGCACCCGCTATGAGGCCGCAGCTGGGGGCCGGGGCGGCTTGGGTAACGCCGCGTTGGCATCGCGGGCTCGCAAGGCGCCGGGCTTCGCGCTGCTCGGCGAGCAGGGACAGACGCGCGATCTCACCCTTGAGCTGAAGACCGTCGCCGATGTCGGCCTCATCGGGTTCCCGTCGGCGGGCAAGTCCTCCCTGGTGTCGGTGATATCGGCGGCCAAACCGAAAATCGCCGACTACCCATTCACCACATTGGTTCCGAACCTGGGTGTGGTTTCGGCCGGCGAGCATACGTTCACCGTCGCCGACGTGCCGGGTCTGATCCCGGGCGCATCCGAAGGTCGCGGCCTGGGCCTGGAATTCCTGCGGCATATCGAGCGCTGCGCTGTGTTGGTGCACGTGGTGGACTGCGCTACCGCCGAGCCGGGCCGCGATCCAGTCTCGGACATCGACGCCTTGGAAGCCGAACTGGCCGCCTACACGCCCACGTTGCAGGCGGACGCGACATTGGGCGACCTCGCTGAGCGGCCCCGGGCTGTCGTCCTGAACAAGATCGACGTGCCGGAGGCTCGTGAGCTCGCCGAATTCGTCCGTGACGATATCGCCGACCGCGGCTGGCCGGTCTATTGCGTATCGTCGGCTACCCGGGAAAACCTGCAGCCGTTGGTTTTTGGGCTATGGCAGATGATCTCGGCCTACCGCGCCGCGCTGCCGCGAGCGGTACCGCGCCGGCCGGTGATCCGTCCGGTGCCCACCGACGACAGCGGCTTCACCGTCGCACCCGATCCGCAGCAGCCGGGAAGCTTCGTCGTTGCCGGCGCTCGGCCCGAGCGCTGGATTCACCAGACCGACTTCAACAACGACGAGGCTGTTGGCTATCTTGCCGACCGGCTGGCGCGCCTCGGTGTCGAGGAGGAATTGCTGAGGTTGGGGGCGCAACCTGGGTGCGCGGTCACCATCGGCACCATGACCTTCGACTGGGAGCCGCAAACTCCCGCCGGAGGTCAGGTGGTGACGTCCGGCCGGGGCACCGACCCGCGGTTGGAACGCACCGAGCGGGTAGGCGCCGCGGAGCGCAAGACCGCGCGGCGTCAACGTCGGGAACCGGCTCGGGGCGACCAGCGCGTCCGCGACGAGGGACCGAGTCCGTCCGTAGGCGACGAATGA
- a CDS encoding dipeptidase → MTSFLWDQHTCLPLRTDTDVEPLTRYHQRAGTLVSVNAGYSPHSFTDTMALLRHYRAVITAHPRLELAATIDHVAAINRSGRVAVVFDLEDSRPLDDDLDNLATLASLGVRTLLPTYNHANRAGSGCLDTSDRGLTDWGRAVVAEMNNIGIVPDGSHCSARTGLDMCEISTGPVIYSHSCMRAIWDHPRNITDDQARACAATGGVIGITGVGIFLGPNTPTLAAMTRHLEHAIDLVGINHVGISTDFSFDHADFYDELAHNPHLFDDSYTRWGPIQWMPPETLLRLGEHLSGQGWANDDIGAVLGGNFYRVAQHAWRA, encoded by the coding sequence ATGACGTCGTTCCTGTGGGACCAGCACACGTGTCTGCCATTGCGAACCGACACCGATGTCGAACCGCTGACCCGTTACCACCAGCGCGCCGGCACCTTGGTATCGGTCAACGCGGGATACTCACCCCACAGCTTCACCGACACGATGGCGCTGTTGCGGCACTACCGGGCTGTGATCACAGCCCACCCCCGTCTCGAGTTGGCAGCCACCATCGACCACGTCGCCGCGATCAACCGCAGCGGCCGGGTAGCGGTGGTGTTCGACCTGGAAGACTCGCGTCCCCTCGATGACGACCTCGACAATCTCGCGACCCTAGCCAGCCTCGGTGTGCGTACGCTGCTGCCCACTTACAACCACGCAAACCGGGCCGGCAGCGGGTGCCTGGACACCAGCGATCGGGGTCTCACCGACTGGGGACGCGCCGTCGTTGCCGAAATGAACAACATCGGTATCGTTCCCGACGGCTCCCATTGCAGTGCCCGCACTGGATTGGACATGTGTGAGATATCCACTGGCCCAGTCATTTACAGCCACTCCTGCATGCGCGCAATTTGGGATCACCCGCGAAACATCACCGACGACCAAGCCAGGGCGTGCGCAGCAACCGGTGGTGTAATCGGAATTACTGGCGTCGGCATCTTCCTCGGGCCCAACACCCCCACCCTTGCCGCCATGACACGGCATCTGGAACACGCCATCGACCTGGTCGGCATCAACCACGTCGGCATAAGTACCGACTTCTCTTTCGACCATGCCGATTTCTACGACGAACTCGCCCACAACCCGCATTTGTTCGATGACAGCTACACCCGCTGGGGGCCGATCCAGTGGATGCCGCCGGAAACATTGCTGAGGCTTGGCGAGCATCTCTCGGGGCAGGGCTGGGCCAATGACGACATCGGCGCAGTGCTCGGCGGAAACTTCTATCGGGTCGCCCAGCATGCCTGGCGTGCTTGA
- the rpmA gene encoding 50S ribosomal protein L27 — protein sequence MAHKKGASSSRNGRDSAAQRLGVKRFGGQIVKAGEILVRQRGTKFHPGVNVGRGGDDTLFAKANGAVEFGVKHGRKTVNIVAAGQTD from the coding sequence ATGGCACACAAGAAGGGTGCTTCCAGCTCGCGCAACGGCCGCGATTCCGCCGCCCAGCGGTTGGGTGTCAAGCGGTTCGGCGGCCAGATCGTCAAAGCTGGCGAAATCCTGGTTCGCCAGCGCGGCACCAAATTCCACCCAGGGGTCAACGTCGGGCGTGGCGGCGACGACACCTTGTTCGCCAAGGCGAACGGGGCCGTCGAGTTCGGTGTCAAGCACGGTCGCAAGACCGTCAACATCGTTGCTGCCGGACAAACCGACTGA
- the rplU gene encoding 50S ribosomal protein L21 translates to MATYAIVKTGGKQYKVAVGDVVKVEKLESEPGAKVSLPVALVVDGAKVTTDADALAKVAVTGEVLEHTKGPKIRIHKFKNKTRYHKRQGHRQQLTVLKVTGIK, encoded by the coding sequence ATGGCGACCTACGCAATCGTCAAGACGGGCGGCAAGCAATACAAGGTCGCCGTCGGAGACGTGGTCAAGGTCGAGAAACTCGAGTCCGAGCCCGGAGCCAAGGTGTCGTTGCCGGTGGCGCTGGTGGTCGACGGGGCAAAGGTCACCACCGATGCCGACGCGTTGGCCAAGGTCGCGGTCACCGGCGAGGTGCTCGAGCACACCAAGGGCCCCAAGATCCGGATCCACAAGTTCAAGAACAAGACCCGCTATCACAAGCGCCAGGGCCACCGTCAGCAGCTGACGGTCCTGAAGGTCACGGGCATCAAGTAG
- a CDS encoding TetR/AcrR family transcriptional regulator, whose amino-acid sequence MPSVTRKPQANRQQRREHMERRLLDATERLMSDGASFTELSVDRLATEAGMSRASFYIYFEDKGHLLRRLAGQVFDDLASDSERWWGVAWRHNPDDLHAAMAGIIASFRRHQPLLVALAEMAAYEPLTAQIYRDLLAGISERLAGVIQDGQADGSIRRELPALTTASALTWMVERACQQNLPDSQPRYDAELAATLTEIVWGALYLTPASTE is encoded by the coding sequence ATGCCGTCGGTGACCCGGAAGCCGCAGGCCAATCGCCAGCAGCGACGAGAGCACATGGAGCGCCGATTGCTGGACGCCACCGAAAGGCTGATGAGCGACGGCGCCTCTTTCACCGAGCTCAGCGTGGATCGGTTGGCGACCGAGGCCGGCATGTCACGCGCCAGCTTCTATATCTACTTTGAGGACAAGGGCCATCTTCTTCGCCGCCTGGCCGGTCAGGTATTCGACGATCTCGCTTCCGATTCCGAGCGCTGGTGGGGCGTAGCCTGGCGACACAATCCGGACGACCTGCACGCCGCGATGGCCGGCATCATTGCCAGCTTTCGACGTCATCAGCCGCTGCTCGTTGCCCTTGCCGAGATGGCCGCATATGAGCCATTGACGGCGCAGATCTATCGCGATCTGCTGGCCGGAATTTCAGAGCGGCTCGCCGGGGTCATCCAGGACGGTCAGGCGGACGGTTCGATCCGTCGGGAGCTGCCGGCACTCACCACGGCCAGCGCGCTGACGTGGATGGTCGAGCGAGCGTGCCAGCAGAACCTGCCGGATTCCCAGCCTCGCTACGACGCCGAGCTGGCCGCGACTCTCACCGAGATCGTCTGGGGTGCACTGTATCTCACGCCTGCGTCGACGGAGTGA